One genomic region from Dermacentor variabilis isolate Ectoservices chromosome 6, ASM5094787v1, whole genome shotgun sequence encodes:
- the LOC142585691 gene encoding uncharacterized protein LOC142585691 isoform X3, which translates to MFNINKLLTKISDAKNQSPTKPPSPSETSEANGANEASAEGFLCPSCLRAFPSADALQDHYETSHGSGLEVVCPTCRMRLGSEVELESHCARHHAVAPPDTEPAAVEQLQRELAALHASLREERSCSEELRTEVSRLHGAIVSKGDSVEAEMLRSQVRALEEGKALLTSELVLARQQLGNDLQQAHAEATQLRTQLEQLLQSQPAVVETLSQSVQTEAESPPASTQEVCRQDAQVQALIVEPTCPVPIEGSKDDESRAAALAALMAEKQTLQLKLEEADRRLAEAKARADKREVQQREALERSDAERQRLLQEVEASRSERASLETSLEVAKQGLAAAATRTEELESELAVERQRGDSELLARQAEVDELRTQVTQLSAVEAALRDSAQAAQAQLADYRAQVESNAEQAVRLAAQLREVEQQRSARQEAALEALREQLASEQASRQVAQTQLDSAQGDKLELEAKLENALDERRALLDRCLRSEGEAETLRTNAADLRRRLDDSLAALHELGRENQLLQIDNAKHHGRKWADDSQATHCTGCKKLFTVTIRKHHCRNCGNIFCNECSAKSAATASSRKPVRVCDNCYSELTK; encoded by the exons ATGTTTAATATAAATAAACTGCTGACTAAAATTTCCGATGCGAAG AACCAAAGTCCAACGAAGCCCCCCAGCCCGTCGGAGACATCGGAAGCTAATGGAGCTAACGAAGCAAGCGCTGAG GGATTCCTGTGTCCATCTTGCCTGCGGGCTTTCCCGTCAGCTGATGCACTTCAGGACCATTACGAGACAAGCCACGGCAGTGGTCTGGAGGTGGTGTGTCCAACCTGCCGCATGCGGCTTGGCTCTGAGGTTGAGCTTGAGAGCCACTGCGCCCGGCACCATGCAGTGGCACCACCTGACACTGAGCCAGCGGCCGTGGAGCAACTTCAGCGTGAACTGGCGGCACTGCACGCATCCCTGCGC GAGGAGCGTTCCTGTTCTGAGGAACTACGGACGGAGGTTTCGAGATTGCACGGGGCAATTGTCAGCAAAGGCGACTCg GTGGAAGCAGAGATGCTGAGGTCCCAGGTGCGAGCCTTGGAAGAGGGGAAGGCACTTT TGACTTCAGAGTTGGTTCTAGCAAGGCAGCAATTGGGGAATGACTTGCAGCAGGCACATGCG GAAGCCACCCAGCTGAGGACCCAGTTGGAGCAGCTGCTGCAGTCCCAACCA GCAGTTGTGGAGACGCTGTCACAGAG CGTGCAGACTGAAGCTGAAAGTCCTCCAGCATCGACACAA GAGGTGTGCCGACAAGACGCCCAGGTACAGGCATTGATAGTAGAACCCACGTGCCCTGTTCCCATTGAGGGCAGCAAAGACGATGAAAGCCGAGCAGCAGCCCTGGCTGCTCTGATGGCTGAGAAGCAGACACTTCAGCTCAAGTTGGAAGAGGCCGACCGACGTCTGGCCGAAGCCAAGGCACGAGCAGACAAG AGGGAAGTGCAACAGCGAGAGGCCCTGGAGAGGAGCGACGCCGAGCGGCAGCGGCTCCTACAGGAG GTGGAAGCTTCTCGATCTGAGCGGGCATCGCTAGAAACATCCCTGGAGGTTGCCAAGCAGGGCCTGGCTGCTGCAGCAACACGCACT GAGGAGCTGGAGTCGGAACTGGCGGTGGAGCGACAGCGTGGGGATTCTGAACTCCTAGCCCGCCAG GCAGAAGTGGACGAGCTGCGGACCCAGGTCACTCAACTGTCAGCAGTTGAGGCAGCTCTCCGTGACTCGGCACAGGCAGCACAGGCACAGCTAGCCGACTACCGCGCCCAGGTTGAGAGCAACGCGGAGCAGGCTGTGCGGCTAGCTGCACAGCTCAGG GAAGTGGAGCAGCAGCGCAGTGCTCGGCAAGAGGCCGCCCTGGAGGCTCTGCGAGAGCAGCTGGCATCTGAGCAGGCCAGCCGTCAAGTTGCCCAGACACAGTTGGATTCTGCCCAAGGAGACAAGCTAG AGCTGGAGGCCAAGTTGGAGAACGCCCTGGATGAACGGAGGGCCCTGCTGGATCGGTGCCTGCGAAGTGAGGGTGAAGCTGAAACGTTAAGAACAAATGCTGCTGACTTGAGACGCCGTCTGGATGACTCCTTGGCCGCTTTGCACGAGCTGGGCCGAGAGAACCAGCTGCTGCAG ATAGACAATGCCAAGCACCACGGTCGGAAGTGGGCCGATGACTCGCAAGCTACTCACTGTACGGGGTGTAAGAAGCTCTTCACCGTCACCATCCGAAAG CACCACTGCCGAAACTGCGGAAACATCTTCTGCAATGAGTGCTCAGCAAAAAGTGCAGCCACAGCGTCATCCAGAAAGCCCGTCAGAGTGTGCGATAACTGTTACAGTGAACTGACCAAATGA
- the LOC142585691 gene encoding uncharacterized protein LOC142585691 isoform X1, with protein MFNINKLLTKISDAKNQSPTKPPSPSETSEANGANEASAEGFLCPSCLRAFPSADALQDHYETSHGSGLEVVCPTCRMRLGSEVELESHCARHHAVAPPDTEPAAVEQLQRELAALHASLREERSCSEELRTEVSRLHGAIVSKGDSVEAEMLRSQVRALEEGKALLTSELVLARQQLGNDLQQAHAEATQLRTQLEQLLQSQPAVVETLSQSVQTEAESPPASTQEVCRQDAQVQALIVEPTCPVPIEGSKDDESRAAALAALMAEKQTLQLKLEEADRRLAEAKARADKREVQQREALERSDAERQRLLQEVEASRSERASLETSLEVAKQGLAAAATRTEELESELAVERQRGDSELLARQAEVDELRTQVTQLSAVEAALRDSAQAAQAQLADYRAQVESNAEQAVRLAAQLRERESELATCREQLVTSQREAQASHEELVAGRAEKVELAQAVQALHQAKSRLADQLSALELEVGNLRNNQVALEADRTAFELEAENLRKSHTEMEASRVALETRLAELQRRCDQQASEHQQVLQGLQADLARAQNKALQACSDLEVEQQRSARQEAALEALREQLASEQASRQVAQTQLDSAQGDKLELEAKLENALDERRALLDRCLRSEGEAETLRTNAADLRRRLDDSLAALHELGRENQLLQIDNAKHHGRKWADDSQATHCTGCKKLFTVTIRKHHCRNCGNIFCNECSAKSAATASSRKPVRVCDNCYSELTK; from the exons ATGTTTAATATAAATAAACTGCTGACTAAAATTTCCGATGCGAAG AACCAAAGTCCAACGAAGCCCCCCAGCCCGTCGGAGACATCGGAAGCTAATGGAGCTAACGAAGCAAGCGCTGAG GGATTCCTGTGTCCATCTTGCCTGCGGGCTTTCCCGTCAGCTGATGCACTTCAGGACCATTACGAGACAAGCCACGGCAGTGGTCTGGAGGTGGTGTGTCCAACCTGCCGCATGCGGCTTGGCTCTGAGGTTGAGCTTGAGAGCCACTGCGCCCGGCACCATGCAGTGGCACCACCTGACACTGAGCCAGCGGCCGTGGAGCAACTTCAGCGTGAACTGGCGGCACTGCACGCATCCCTGCGC GAGGAGCGTTCCTGTTCTGAGGAACTACGGACGGAGGTTTCGAGATTGCACGGGGCAATTGTCAGCAAAGGCGACTCg GTGGAAGCAGAGATGCTGAGGTCCCAGGTGCGAGCCTTGGAAGAGGGGAAGGCACTTT TGACTTCAGAGTTGGTTCTAGCAAGGCAGCAATTGGGGAATGACTTGCAGCAGGCACATGCG GAAGCCACCCAGCTGAGGACCCAGTTGGAGCAGCTGCTGCAGTCCCAACCA GCAGTTGTGGAGACGCTGTCACAGAG CGTGCAGACTGAAGCTGAAAGTCCTCCAGCATCGACACAA GAGGTGTGCCGACAAGACGCCCAGGTACAGGCATTGATAGTAGAACCCACGTGCCCTGTTCCCATTGAGGGCAGCAAAGACGATGAAAGCCGAGCAGCAGCCCTGGCTGCTCTGATGGCTGAGAAGCAGACACTTCAGCTCAAGTTGGAAGAGGCCGACCGACGTCTGGCCGAAGCCAAGGCACGAGCAGACAAG AGGGAAGTGCAACAGCGAGAGGCCCTGGAGAGGAGCGACGCCGAGCGGCAGCGGCTCCTACAGGAG GTGGAAGCTTCTCGATCTGAGCGGGCATCGCTAGAAACATCCCTGGAGGTTGCCAAGCAGGGCCTGGCTGCTGCAGCAACACGCACT GAGGAGCTGGAGTCGGAACTGGCGGTGGAGCGACAGCGTGGGGATTCTGAACTCCTAGCCCGCCAG GCAGAAGTGGACGAGCTGCGGACCCAGGTCACTCAACTGTCAGCAGTTGAGGCAGCTCTCCGTGACTCGGCACAGGCAGCACAGGCACAGCTAGCCGACTACCGCGCCCAGGTTGAGAGCAACGCGGAGCAGGCTGTGCGGCTAGCTGCACAGCTCAGG GAGCGCGAGTCTGAGCTGGCTACGTGTCGGGAGCAGCTGGTGACCAGCCAGCGGGAGGCTCAAGCAAGCCACGAAGAACTCGTGGCTGGCCGCGCTGAGAAGGTTGAGCTAGCACAAGCCGTGCAGGCACTGCACCAAGCCAAGAGTCGTCTGGCCGACCAACTGTCCGCGCTTGAGCTCGAGGTGGGCAATCTTCGTAACAACCAAGTGGCGCTCGAGGCCGACAGGACTGCATTCGAGCTGGAGGCTGAAAACCTGCGAAAGAGCCACACAGAAATGGAGGCCAGCCGTGTTGCGCTTGAGACTCGGCTAGCCGAGCTTCAACGACGGTGCGACCAGCAGGCCTCCGAACATCAGCAGGTGCTGCAAGGTCTCCAGGCAGATCTGGCACGGGCACAGAACAAGGCCCTGCAGGCATGCTCGGATCTG GAAGTGGAGCAGCAGCGCAGTGCTCGGCAAGAGGCCGCCCTGGAGGCTCTGCGAGAGCAGCTGGCATCTGAGCAGGCCAGCCGTCAAGTTGCCCAGACACAGTTGGATTCTGCCCAAGGAGACAAGCTAG AGCTGGAGGCCAAGTTGGAGAACGCCCTGGATGAACGGAGGGCCCTGCTGGATCGGTGCCTGCGAAGTGAGGGTGAAGCTGAAACGTTAAGAACAAATGCTGCTGACTTGAGACGCCGTCTGGATGACTCCTTGGCCGCTTTGCACGAGCTGGGCCGAGAGAACCAGCTGCTGCAG ATAGACAATGCCAAGCACCACGGTCGGAAGTGGGCCGATGACTCGCAAGCTACTCACTGTACGGGGTGTAAGAAGCTCTTCACCGTCACCATCCGAAAG CACCACTGCCGAAACTGCGGAAACATCTTCTGCAATGAGTGCTCAGCAAAAAGTGCAGCCACAGCGTCATCCAGAAAGCCCGTCAGAGTGTGCGATAACTGTTACAGTGAACTGACCAAATGA
- the LOC142585691 gene encoding uncharacterized protein LOC142585691 isoform X2, which yields MRLGSEVELESHCARHHAVAPPDTEPAAVEQLQRELAALHASLREERSCSEELRTEVSRLHGAIVSKGDSVEAEMLRSQVRALEEGKALLTSELVLARQQLGNDLQQAHAEATQLRTQLEQLLQSQPAVVETLSQSVQTEAESPPASTQEVCRQDAQVQALIVEPTCPVPIEGSKDDESRAAALAALMAEKQTLQLKLEEADRRLAEAKARADKREVQQREALERSDAERQRLLQEVEASRSERASLETSLEVAKQGLAAAATRTEELESELAVERQRGDSELLARQAEVDELRTQVTQLSAVEAALRDSAQAAQAQLADYRAQVESNAEQAVRLAAQLRERESELATCREQLVTSQREAQASHEELVAGRAEKVELAQAVQALHQAKSRLADQLSALELEVGNLRNNQVALEADRTAFELEAENLRKSHTEMEASRVALETRLAELQRRCDQQASEHQQVLQGLQADLARAQNKALQACSDLEVEQQRSARQEAALEALREQLASEQASRQVAQTQLDSAQGDKLELEAKLENALDERRALLDRCLRSEGEAETLRTNAADLRRRLDDSLAALHELGRENQLLQIDNAKHHGRKWADDSQATHCTGCKKLFTVTIRKHHCRNCGNIFCNECSAKSAATASSRKPVRVCDNCYSELTK from the exons ATGCGGCTTGGCTCTGAGGTTGAGCTTGAGAGCCACTGCGCCCGGCACCATGCAGTGGCACCACCTGACACTGAGCCAGCGGCCGTGGAGCAACTTCAGCGTGAACTGGCGGCACTGCACGCATCCCTGCGC GAGGAGCGTTCCTGTTCTGAGGAACTACGGACGGAGGTTTCGAGATTGCACGGGGCAATTGTCAGCAAAGGCGACTCg GTGGAAGCAGAGATGCTGAGGTCCCAGGTGCGAGCCTTGGAAGAGGGGAAGGCACTTT TGACTTCAGAGTTGGTTCTAGCAAGGCAGCAATTGGGGAATGACTTGCAGCAGGCACATGCG GAAGCCACCCAGCTGAGGACCCAGTTGGAGCAGCTGCTGCAGTCCCAACCA GCAGTTGTGGAGACGCTGTCACAGAG CGTGCAGACTGAAGCTGAAAGTCCTCCAGCATCGACACAA GAGGTGTGCCGACAAGACGCCCAGGTACAGGCATTGATAGTAGAACCCACGTGCCCTGTTCCCATTGAGGGCAGCAAAGACGATGAAAGCCGAGCAGCAGCCCTGGCTGCTCTGATGGCTGAGAAGCAGACACTTCAGCTCAAGTTGGAAGAGGCCGACCGACGTCTGGCCGAAGCCAAGGCACGAGCAGACAAG AGGGAAGTGCAACAGCGAGAGGCCCTGGAGAGGAGCGACGCCGAGCGGCAGCGGCTCCTACAGGAG GTGGAAGCTTCTCGATCTGAGCGGGCATCGCTAGAAACATCCCTGGAGGTTGCCAAGCAGGGCCTGGCTGCTGCAGCAACACGCACT GAGGAGCTGGAGTCGGAACTGGCGGTGGAGCGACAGCGTGGGGATTCTGAACTCCTAGCCCGCCAG GCAGAAGTGGACGAGCTGCGGACCCAGGTCACTCAACTGTCAGCAGTTGAGGCAGCTCTCCGTGACTCGGCACAGGCAGCACAGGCACAGCTAGCCGACTACCGCGCCCAGGTTGAGAGCAACGCGGAGCAGGCTGTGCGGCTAGCTGCACAGCTCAGG GAGCGCGAGTCTGAGCTGGCTACGTGTCGGGAGCAGCTGGTGACCAGCCAGCGGGAGGCTCAAGCAAGCCACGAAGAACTCGTGGCTGGCCGCGCTGAGAAGGTTGAGCTAGCACAAGCCGTGCAGGCACTGCACCAAGCCAAGAGTCGTCTGGCCGACCAACTGTCCGCGCTTGAGCTCGAGGTGGGCAATCTTCGTAACAACCAAGTGGCGCTCGAGGCCGACAGGACTGCATTCGAGCTGGAGGCTGAAAACCTGCGAAAGAGCCACACAGAAATGGAGGCCAGCCGTGTTGCGCTTGAGACTCGGCTAGCCGAGCTTCAACGACGGTGCGACCAGCAGGCCTCCGAACATCAGCAGGTGCTGCAAGGTCTCCAGGCAGATCTGGCACGGGCACAGAACAAGGCCCTGCAGGCATGCTCGGATCTG GAAGTGGAGCAGCAGCGCAGTGCTCGGCAAGAGGCCGCCCTGGAGGCTCTGCGAGAGCAGCTGGCATCTGAGCAGGCCAGCCGTCAAGTTGCCCAGACACAGTTGGATTCTGCCCAAGGAGACAAGCTAG AGCTGGAGGCCAAGTTGGAGAACGCCCTGGATGAACGGAGGGCCCTGCTGGATCGGTGCCTGCGAAGTGAGGGTGAAGCTGAAACGTTAAGAACAAATGCTGCTGACTTGAGACGCCGTCTGGATGACTCCTTGGCCGCTTTGCACGAGCTGGGCCGAGAGAACCAGCTGCTGCAG ATAGACAATGCCAAGCACCACGGTCGGAAGTGGGCCGATGACTCGCAAGCTACTCACTGTACGGGGTGTAAGAAGCTCTTCACCGTCACCATCCGAAAG CACCACTGCCGAAACTGCGGAAACATCTTCTGCAATGAGTGCTCAGCAAAAAGTGCAGCCACAGCGTCATCCAGAAAGCCCGTCAGAGTGTGCGATAACTGTTACAGTGAACTGACCAAATGA